The following are from one region of the Sandaracinus amylolyticus genome:
- a CDS encoding FAD-dependent monooxygenase: MSGSHYDVAIVGAGPAGCASALAHARKGLRVLLLEADPRSSDRLAGEWLHPPALAILDSLGVDLTPATPYATGKGYVVFPEDGSEPIALPYAAGHFGMAVEHAVLVETLRAHCEHHEHIELVPWARATRIEGQSLTYERRSGTSSRTTSRTVSAPSIIGASGRVASGPLATSPGPLAHGVAASSRIAGIAVEHHALPFEGFLHIFLGGPGPVIAYRIDARRVRVLCEVPHSLAIPREGGLALFEAYSPVLPSGLREAFGRALAESAPAWASVDLRPRGDLGREGLALIGDAAGTHPPLPAIGLTLALEDAVAIAKAPSFSAYRRERTRRTRVREMLAVGLYEVFADDAEESIAMRRAIYELWREKPRERLRSMGFLSGEDRSHVGFGRAFLRTMLRSSRDFVKDAIATGNVRHTGRVASDLGQRMAWLFGGTLHLTNALPARTKQGLGAPRTAEERYGAALRASTAKGEVVGLPRAGSDDFSARDSLRRGARALIAEQAEDGSFEGEVVWCPMLAAQYVMGWHAMGRPMSAERRASVLKHFERTRLADGTWGLHEKSEPYLFVTLLVFVACRLLGLAKDDPLIARAHEFIRREGGAVAVPTWGKLWLALLNLYSWDGVSAVLPEAWRAPRWLPFHPSRFYCHTRLIYLGMAVLYGEKWSAPVTPRILAIRDEIFPGGWESVDWVKARETLRTAEIHTPWTPALHVGYRVLGAVDRLQSREKRATVLAELREHIRYELRSTNHTCISPVSGLLDQIALFIEDPNDPDLRVAAERFEGWVWEDELDGARVTGARSASWDTAFAAQAMAAAAPHCGNDVREALRRADAFLVTQQIPRGTGRERDHDRIDPTGGYCFAGVWHGWPVSDCTAEAMLARLESPEADPSRESMEAATRFVLRCQNSDGGFGSYEARRTDVSLEWINPAEMFGDSMTEKSYVECSASCITALAAFVHRWPDSDLARECEAAIARGVALLTRIQRPDGSWPGMWGVHFVYGTMFGVRGLLAGGVPAHDPRVRRACRFLEERQRPDGAWGEHRTSVMVGRYVDHDEGQSVQTAWAMTTLLEARHPEFAPIERAARWLAAKQSESGTWPKQEAEGIFFHTALLDYVLYRRYFPVWALGLYESRRAERAKFRDHGAESASRPTRIHV, translated from the coding sequence ATGAGCGGCTCGCACTACGACGTGGCGATCGTCGGTGCCGGCCCGGCGGGCTGTGCGAGCGCGCTCGCGCATGCGCGCAAAGGCCTGCGCGTGCTGCTGCTCGAGGCCGATCCGCGCAGCTCGGATCGGCTCGCGGGCGAGTGGCTCCATCCACCGGCGCTCGCGATCCTCGATTCGCTCGGCGTCGATCTGACGCCCGCCACGCCCTATGCGACCGGCAAGGGCTACGTCGTGTTCCCCGAGGACGGCAGCGAGCCGATCGCTCTGCCGTACGCGGCGGGCCATTTCGGCATGGCGGTCGAGCATGCGGTGCTCGTCGAGACGCTGCGCGCGCACTGCGAGCACCACGAGCACATCGAGCTCGTGCCGTGGGCGCGCGCCACGCGCATCGAGGGACAGAGCCTCACCTACGAGCGCCGCAGCGGGACGTCGTCGCGCACGACGTCGCGCACCGTGAGCGCGCCTTCGATCATCGGAGCGAGCGGTCGTGTCGCATCGGGCCCGCTCGCGACGTCACCGGGCCCGCTCGCGCACGGCGTCGCCGCGAGCTCGCGCATCGCGGGCATCGCCGTCGAGCATCACGCGCTGCCGTTCGAAGGATTCCTCCACATCTTCCTCGGCGGACCGGGGCCGGTGATCGCCTATCGCATCGACGCGCGCCGTGTGCGTGTGCTGTGCGAAGTGCCGCACTCGCTCGCGATCCCGCGCGAGGGCGGACTGGCGCTCTTCGAGGCCTATTCGCCAGTGCTGCCGAGTGGGCTGCGCGAGGCGTTCGGGCGTGCGCTCGCGGAGAGCGCGCCTGCCTGGGCGAGTGTCGATCTGCGGCCGCGCGGCGACCTCGGGCGCGAAGGTCTCGCGCTGATCGGCGATGCAGCGGGCACCCATCCGCCGCTGCCCGCGATCGGCCTCACGCTCGCGCTCGAAGATGCGGTCGCGATCGCGAAGGCGCCGAGCTTCTCGGCCTATCGACGCGAGCGCACGCGGCGCACGCGGGTGCGCGAGATGCTCGCGGTCGGCCTCTACGAGGTGTTCGCGGACGACGCCGAAGAGTCGATCGCGATGCGCCGCGCGATCTACGAGCTGTGGCGCGAGAAGCCGCGCGAACGACTGCGCTCGATGGGGTTCCTCTCGGGCGAGGATCGCAGTCACGTGGGGTTCGGCCGCGCGTTCCTCCGCACGATGCTGCGCAGCTCGCGCGACTTCGTGAAGGACGCGATCGCGACCGGCAACGTGCGCCACACCGGGCGCGTCGCGAGTGATCTTGGCCAGCGCATGGCGTGGCTGTTCGGCGGCACGCTGCACCTCACGAACGCGCTTCCCGCGCGCACCAAGCAGGGCCTCGGTGCGCCCCGCACGGCGGAAGAGCGATATGGCGCCGCGCTCCGCGCGTCGACCGCGAAGGGCGAAGTCGTCGGACTGCCGCGCGCGGGGAGCGACGACTTCTCGGCGCGCGACTCGCTGCGGCGCGGGGCACGCGCGCTGATTGCGGAGCAGGCCGAGGACGGCTCGTTCGAGGGCGAGGTCGTGTGGTGTCCGATGCTCGCCGCCCAGTACGTCATGGGGTGGCACGCGATGGGCCGTCCGATGAGCGCGGAGCGTCGCGCGTCGGTGCTCAAGCACTTCGAGCGCACGCGACTGGCCGACGGCACGTGGGGCCTGCACGAGAAGAGCGAGCCCTATCTGTTCGTGACGCTGCTGGTGTTCGTCGCATGCCGGCTGCTCGGTCTCGCGAAGGACGATCCGCTGATCGCGCGCGCGCACGAGTTCATCCGTCGTGAGGGCGGCGCAGTGGCGGTGCCCACCTGGGGCAAGCTCTGGCTCGCGCTGCTCAATCTCTACTCGTGGGACGGAGTCAGCGCGGTATTGCCCGAAGCGTGGCGCGCGCCGCGCTGGCTGCCGTTCCATCCGAGCCGCTTCTACTGCCACACGCGGCTCATCTATCTCGGCATGGCGGTGCTCTACGGCGAGAAGTGGAGCGCGCCGGTCACGCCGCGAATCCTCGCGATCCGCGACGAGATCTTCCCCGGAGGATGGGAGTCCGTCGACTGGGTGAAGGCGCGCGAGACGCTGCGGACCGCCGAGATCCACACTCCGTGGACTCCCGCGCTCCACGTCGGATATCGCGTGCTCGGCGCGGTCGATCGGCTGCAGTCGCGGGAGAAGCGCGCGACCGTGCTCGCCGAATTGCGCGAGCACATTCGCTACGAGCTGCGCTCGACGAACCACACGTGCATCTCGCCGGTGAGCGGGCTGCTCGATCAGATCGCGCTCTTCATCGAGGACCCGAACGACCCCGACCTGCGCGTCGCGGCGGAGCGCTTCGAGGGCTGGGTCTGGGAGGACGAGCTCGACGGCGCGCGCGTCACCGGCGCGCGCAGCGCGTCGTGGGACACGGCCTTCGCCGCGCAGGCGATGGCCGCGGCGGCGCCGCACTGCGGGAACGACGTGCGCGAGGCGCTTCGCCGCGCCGACGCGTTCCTGGTGACCCAGCAGATCCCGCGCGGCACCGGTCGCGAGCGCGATCACGATCGCATCGATCCCACGGGCGGATATTGCTTCGCCGGGGTCTGGCACGGATGGCCGGTGAGCGACTGCACCGCCGAGGCGATGCTCGCGCGCCTGGAGTCGCCCGAGGCGGATCCGTCGCGCGAGTCGATGGAGGCCGCGACGCGCTTCGTGCTGCGCTGTCAGAACTCCGACGGTGGGTTCGGCAGCTACGAGGCGCGCCGTACCGACGTCTCGCTCGAGTGGATCAACCCCGCCGAAATGTTCGGCGACTCGATGACCGAGAAGTCGTACGTCGAGTGCTCGGCATCGTGCATCACCGCGCTCGCGGCGTTCGTGCATCGCTGGCCCGACAGCGACCTCGCGCGCGAGTGCGAGGCCGCGATCGCGCGCGGTGTCGCCCTGCTGACGCGCATCCAGCGTCCCGATGGCTCCTGGCCGGGCATGTGGGGCGTGCACTTCGTGTACGGCACGATGTTCGGCGTGCGCGGCCTGCTCGCGGGAGGCGTGCCCGCGCACGATCCGCGTGTTCGCCGCGCCTGCCGCTTCCTCGAGGAGCGCCAGCGTCCCGACGGCGCGTGGGGCGAGCACCGCACGAGCGTGATGGTCGGTCGCTACGTCGATCACGACGAGGGCCAGTCGGTGCAGACGGCGTGGGCGATGACGACGCTCCTCGAGGCGCGTCATCCCGAGTTCGCGCCGATCGAGCGCGCCGCGCGCTGGCTCGCGGCGAAGCAGTCGGAGAGCGGCACGTGGCCGAAGCAGGAGGCCGAGGGGATCTTCTTCCACACGGCGCTGCTCGATTACGTGCTCTATCGCCGATATTTCCCGGTCTGGGCGCTCGGTCTCTACGAGTCGCGCCGCGCGGAGCGAGCGAAGTTCCGCGACCACGGCGCCGAGAGCGCGAGCCGCCCGACTCGGATCCACGTCTGA
- a CDS encoding DUF1295 domain-containing protein translates to MDAPLPVSDLGNLLLGAVLALGFVLYLFVGSMVVPGPVRQGVALSDGTRISYKLNGLALFLITAGLAALGTWLGFVDLTLLHRHFWGLFVAANVLSFVMTAQLFVSGKDKRDAHRHRVDPSPRVTGVDAHGNATGSAAGSQSALGLIEDLWYGVELNPKWMSLDAKMFSYRPSLIGLALLNMSFAAVQYAKYGELSQAMILYQAFTFVYVFNYFQFEYGMLYTWDIVAERFGFMLVWGDYAFVPFAYSVTGWYLVDETGDLPPWALIGLPLMFVLGLWIFRGSNQQKDEFKRDPKVKIWGRPAETIGGKILVSGFWGIGRKLNYTGEITVYWSFVLLAWGESFVPFLLPTWLICLLVHRAWRDDKKCREKYGPLWEQYCKRATFKMIPFVY, encoded by the coding sequence ATGGACGCTCCTCTTCCCGTCAGCGATCTCGGAAATCTGCTCCTCGGCGCGGTGCTCGCGCTGGGGTTCGTGCTCTATCTCTTCGTCGGCTCGATGGTGGTGCCCGGCCCGGTGCGGCAGGGCGTCGCGCTCTCCGACGGGACCCGCATCTCCTACAAGCTGAACGGGCTCGCGCTCTTCCTGATCACGGCGGGGCTCGCGGCGCTCGGGACGTGGCTCGGCTTCGTCGATCTCACGCTCCTCCACCGCCACTTCTGGGGGCTCTTCGTCGCGGCGAACGTGCTCTCGTTCGTGATGACGGCGCAGCTCTTCGTGAGCGGCAAGGACAAGCGCGATGCGCACCGGCATCGCGTCGATCCGAGCCCGCGCGTCACCGGCGTCGACGCGCACGGCAACGCGACCGGGAGCGCGGCAGGGAGCCAGAGCGCGCTCGGGCTGATCGAGGATCTCTGGTACGGCGTGGAGCTCAATCCGAAGTGGATGAGCCTCGACGCGAAGATGTTCAGCTATCGCCCGTCGCTCATCGGACTGGCGCTCTTGAACATGTCGTTCGCCGCGGTGCAGTACGCCAAGTACGGCGAGCTCTCGCAGGCGATGATCCTCTATCAGGCGTTCACGTTCGTGTACGTCTTCAACTACTTCCAGTTCGAGTACGGGATGCTCTACACGTGGGACATCGTGGCCGAGCGTTTCGGCTTCATGCTCGTGTGGGGCGATTATGCGTTCGTGCCCTTCGCCTACTCGGTGACCGGCTGGTACCTCGTCGACGAGACCGGTGATCTGCCTCCCTGGGCGCTGATCGGACTGCCGCTCATGTTCGTCCTGGGGCTCTGGATCTTCCGCGGATCGAACCAACAGAAGGACGAGTTCAAGCGCGATCCGAAGGTGAAGATCTGGGGCCGTCCCGCGGAGACGATCGGCGGGAAGATCCTGGTCTCGGGCTTCTGGGGAATCGGCCGGAAGCTGAACTACACCGGCGAGATCACCGTCTATTGGTCGTTCGTGCTGCTGGCGTGGGGCGAGTCGTTCGTTCCGTTCCTCTTGCCCACCTGGCTCATCTGTCTGCTCGTCCACCGTGCATGGCGAGACGACAAGAAGTGTCGCGAGAAGTACGGCCCGCTCTGGGAGCAGTACTGCAAGCGCGCGACCTTCAAGATGATTCCTTTCGTCTACTGA